Proteins found in one Acipenser ruthenus chromosome 18, fAciRut3.2 maternal haplotype, whole genome shotgun sequence genomic segment:
- the LOC117425333 gene encoding NADH dehydrogenase [ubiquinone] 1 beta subcomplex subunit 1-like, which produces MVNLVSVFREHWVNVLVPLGFVFGIYLERRSDEKLTSFRNKSLLYSRDLKPGEEVTWK; this is translated from the exons ATGGTGAACCTCGTCAGTGTTTTTCGGGAGCACTGGGTCAACGTTCTTGTCCCACTTGGCTTTGTTTTTGGAATATATTTGGAAAGGAGGAGTGATGAGAAACTCACATCTTTCAGAAACAAGAGCTTATTGTACTCCAG GGATCTGAAACCTGGAGAGGAAGTGACCTGGAAGTAA
- the LOC117399957 gene encoding cleavage and polyadenylation specificity factor subunit 2, with protein sequence MTSIIKLTAISGVQEESALCYLLQVDEFRFLLDCGWDESFSMDIIDAIKRHVHQVDAVLLSHPDPLHLGALPYAVGKLGLNCSIYATIPVYKMGQMFMYDLYQSRHNTEDFNLFTLDDVDSAFDKIQQLKYSQIVNLKGKGHGLSITPLPAGHMIGGTIWKIVKDGEEEIVYAVDFNHKREIHLNGCSLEMVNRPSLLITDSFNATYVQPRRKQRDEQLLTNVMETLRGDGNVLIAADTAGRVLELAQLLDQIWRTKDAGLGVYSLALLNNVSYNVVEFSKSQVEWMSDKLMRCFEDKRNNPFQFRHLSLCHSLSDLARVPSPKVVLASQPDLESGFSRELFIQWCQDQKNSIILTYRTSPGTLGRYLIDNPGERIIDLELRKRIKLEGREFEEYMEKEKMKKEAAKKLEQAKEVDVDSSDESDMEEDVEQPLPGKAKHDLMMKGEGGRKGGFFKQAKKSYPMFPTHEERIKWDEYGEIIRPEEFLVPELQATEEEKNKLESGLTNGEEPMDQDLSDVPTKCISTTESIEIKARITYIDYEGRSDGDSIKKIINQMKPRQLVIVHGPPEASHDLAESCKAFSGKDIKIYTPKLQETVDATSETHIYQVRLKDSLVSSLQFCKAKDAELAWIDGMLDMRVVKVDTGVIIEEGEIRDDAEEGELPMDIPSSTLTTNSSAIAQQKAIKSLFGDDDKDISEESDIIPTLEPLPANEIPGHQAVFINEPRLSDFKQVLLREGIQAEFVGGVLVCNNMVAVRRTEAGRIGLEGCLCEDYYKIRGLLYEQYAVV encoded by the exons ATGACCTCTATTATCAAGTTGACTGCGATTTCAGGGGTGCAGGAGGAATCGGCTCTCTGCTACCTGCTTCAGGTGGACGAGTTTCGCTTCTTACTGGACTGTGGATGGGATGAAAGTTTCTCTATGGATATCATAGATGCAATTAAAAG GCATGTTCACCAGGTGGATGCAGTGCTTCTCTCCCATCCTGATCCTCTGCACCTCGGAGCTCTTCCTTATGCAGTGGGGAAGCTGGGGCTAAATTGTAGTATTTATGCCACTATCCCAGTTTACAAAATGGGGCAGATGTTTATGTATGACCTTTATCAG TCGCGTCACAACACTGAAGACTTCAACTTGTTTACCCTGGATGATGTGGACTCAGCCTTTGACAAGATACAGCAGTTAAAGTACTCCCAGATTGTCAACTTGAAAG GCAAAGGACATGGCTTGTCAATAACTCCACTGCCAGCCGGTCACATGATAGGAGGAACCATATGGAAGATTGTGAAGGATGGGGAGGAGGAAATTGTGTATGCTGTTGACTTTAACCATAAGAGGGAAAT CCATTTGAATGGATGTTCTCTGGAAATGGTTAACAGGCCATCTCTGCTCATCACAGATTCCTTCAATGCCACATATGTCCAACCCAGAAGGAAACAGCGTGACGAACAATTACtaa CGAATGTGATGGAGACGTTGCGGGGGGATGGAAATGTGCTGATTGCTGCAGACACTGCAGGGAGAGTCCTTGAGTTAGCTCAGCTCTTGGATCAGATCTGGAGAACCAAGGATGCAGGACTTGGAGTCTACTCACTTGCATTGCTCAATAATGTCAGCTACAATGTAGTGGAGTTTTCAAAATCGCAG GTGGAGTGGATGAGTGACAAGCTGATGAGGTGTTTTGAGGACAAGCGAAACAACCCCTTCCAGTTCCGCCACCTCTCCCTTTGCCACAGCCTCTCTGACCTGGCCCGAGTACCCAGCCCCAAGGTGGTACTTGCCAGCCAGCCTGACCTGGAGTCTGGCTTCTCCAGGGAACTGTTCATCCAGTGGTGCCAGGATCAGAAGAACTCAATCATCCTCACCTACAGGACCTCCCCCGGCACCCTCGGCAGATATCTGATAGACAACCCTGGGGAAAGGATCATTGACCTGGAG TTAAGGAAACGGATTAAGTTGGAAGGAAGGGAGTTTGAAGAATACATGGAaaaggaaaaaatgaaaaaagaagctGCCAAAAAGCTAGAACAAGCAAAAGA AGTGGATGTTGACTCCAGTGATGAGAGTGACATGGAGGAGGATGTGGAACAGCCCCTTCCTGGGAAGGCTAAGCATGACCTGATGATGAAGGGTGAAGGCGGCCGCAAGGGAGGCTTTTTCAAACAGGCTAAAAAGTCCTACCCCATGTTTCCCACCCACGAAGAAAGAATCAAATGGGATGAATATGGAGAAATTATTAG gcCTGAAGAGTTCCTGGTTCCTGAGCTTCAGgccacagaagaagaaaaaaataagctgGAATCTGGATTGACAAATGGAGAGGAGCCTATGGACCAAGACCTGTCTGATGTGCCCACAAAGTGCATCTCAACAACAGAGTCCATTGAAATCAA AGCTAGAATAACGTACATAGACTATGAAGGACGCTCGGACGGAGACTCAATTAAAAAGATCATAAACCAGATGAAGCCTCGACAGTTGGTCATTGTGCACGGACCTCCGGAAGCCAGTCATGACCTCGCTGAGTCTTGCAAAGCTTTCAGTGGGAAGGACATTAAGATTTACACACCCAAACTGCAGGAAACTGTGGACGCAACAAGTGAAACCCATATCTACCAG gtgaggTTAAAGGACTCCTTAGTGAGCTCCCTTCAGTTCTGTAAAGCCAAGGACGCAGAGCTTGCCTGGATCGATGGCATGTTGGACATGAGAGTTGTCAAAGTGGACACAGGAGTTATTATCGAAGAAGGAGAGATCAGAGATGATGCAGAGGAGGGAGAGCTGCCCATGGACATTCCCTCCTCCACCCTCACCACCAACTCCAGCGCCATCGCTCAGCAGAAAGCCATCAAGAGCCTGTTCGGAGACGATGACAAGGACATTTCTGAGGAGAGTGACATCATTCCAACCTTGGAGCCCCTTCCCGCAAACGAG ATTCCAGGCCATCAGGCAGTCTTCATTAATGAACCCAGACTGTCAGATTTCAAACAGGTTTTGTTACGAGAAGGGATCCAGGCAGAGTTTGTTGGAGGAGTCTTGGTTTGCAACAACATGGTTGCTGTCCGCAGG actGAGGCTGGACGAATCGGATTAGAAGGCTGTCTATGTGAAGATTACTACAAAATACGGGGACTCCTGTATGAACAGTATGCAGTAGTTTAA